A genomic segment from Pseudomonas sessilinigenes encodes:
- a CDS encoding EamA family transporter encodes MQNKHLFLALLVTALWGLNFPVTKLGLANIDPLLLTALRFTLAALPWVFLIPRPQVAWGWLVAYGLIFGVAMWALINLGIEQGVAPGTASLLIQFSAFFSLGWGVLLFGERLRLSQVLATGLAAWGLLRIVGASPGQATTLGYALLLVSAFSWSLGNVIIKRCGVREVFAFVVWASLFAPLPLLVLTWLSHGNAPFVQLVGEISWTSIFSLLFQVYVATHFCYWGWNLLLREYPVSRVAPLSLLIPLFGTAGSIVLLGQQVTLDDGLSMLLVLLALLVGQVRWRFGGVWR; translated from the coding sequence ATGCAGAACAAACACCTGTTCCTGGCCTTGCTGGTGACAGCTCTATGGGGGCTCAACTTTCCCGTCACCAAGCTCGGTTTGGCCAATATCGATCCGTTGTTGCTCACCGCGCTGCGCTTCACCCTGGCAGCGCTGCCCTGGGTGTTCCTGATTCCGCGTCCGCAGGTGGCCTGGGGCTGGCTGGTGGCCTATGGCTTGATTTTCGGCGTGGCCATGTGGGCTCTGATCAACCTGGGCATCGAGCAGGGCGTCGCTCCAGGAACCGCTTCGCTGTTGATCCAGTTCAGTGCCTTTTTCTCCCTGGGCTGGGGCGTCCTGCTGTTTGGCGAACGCCTGCGCCTGTCACAGGTGCTGGCCACCGGCTTGGCGGCCTGGGGCTTGCTGCGGATCGTCGGCGCCAGTCCCGGGCAGGCCACCACCTTGGGTTATGCCTTGCTGTTGGTCAGTGCATTCAGCTGGAGCCTGGGCAACGTCATCATCAAGCGCTGCGGGGTTCGGGAAGTGTTCGCCTTCGTGGTCTGGGCCAGCCTGTTCGCCCCGTTGCCCTTGCTGGTGCTGACCTGGCTGAGCCACGGCAATGCTCCTTTCGTGCAGTTGGTCGGAGAAATTTCCTGGACTTCGATCTTTTCGCTGCTGTTCCAGGTCTATGTCGCGACGCATTTCTGTTACTGGGGCTGGAACCTGCTATTGCGCGAGTACCCGGTGTCCCGAGTGGCTCCCTTGTCGTTGCTGATTCCGCTGTTCGGTACCGCAGGCTCGATAGTGTTGCTGGGGCAACAGGTGACGCTCGACGACGGGCTGTCCATGCTCCTGGTGCTGCTGGCGTTGTTGGTGGGCCAGGTGCGCTGGCGGTTTGGGGGTGTGTGGCGATAA
- a CDS encoding GNAT family N-acetyltransferase, whose amino-acid sequence MQCQVRKAEAADATRISQVILAALLTSNAQDYPASVIERVKASFTADGVLHLMQSRRMFVALVDGALLGTASLDGRAVRTMFVDPAWQGRGIGRCLMLALQQAARESGEQSLIVPASITAEGFYARLGFRTVREQLDGEERTLIMERPL is encoded by the coding sequence ATGCAGTGTCAGGTACGGAAGGCCGAAGCGGCCGATGCAACGCGGATCAGCCAGGTGATCCTGGCAGCCTTGCTCACCAGCAATGCCCAGGATTACCCGGCCAGTGTGATCGAGCGGGTCAAGGCCAGCTTCACTGCGGATGGGGTACTGCACCTGATGCAGAGTCGGCGGATGTTCGTGGCCTTGGTCGATGGCGCCCTGCTGGGCACTGCGAGCCTGGATGGGCGTGCGGTACGCACGATGTTCGTCGACCCGGCATGGCAGGGGCGAGGCATCGGCCGATGCTTGATGCTGGCTTTGCAGCAAGCGGCCAGGGAGTCTGGCGAGCAGTCGCTGATCGTCCCGGCCTCGATCACTGCCGAAGGATTTTATGCGCGCCTGGGGTTTCGCACGGTGCGCGAGCAGCTCGACGGCGAGGAGCGGACGCTGATCATGGAGCGCCCGCTTTAA
- a CDS encoding ArnT family glycosyltransferase, translated as MLRENRFVAQAWAVYLVALVLFTWGIWDEQPQGFDGRWALFLQEMFRHGASLFPTTYGQPYPDYPGTATFFSYLFAQAFGAPNHLANVLPTALASAGVLALLYRLLAPMGRTWALLAVLLTALTSQLLDKSRSVCLDQMVSLLCLGSFYLLHSGEQLGSRLRQWAVLPLMVLAFAIRGPLGVVEVCGVACFYWLLGDVRTPQARKAMFMRVVGYGMAGLVLLAGCWWLLMKLAYISGGDGFVQQVYDMQVRGRLDESGEPFYFYFQLSLYRYFPVVPLALATLWVLRRQWARRHVDAQLQLVLRLGACGLMILFGLSVPNFKRAYYILPMVPMFAAVAAYGLLNAKGWMARLGKGYQWLVALLPGLCIVVLFILRHSWGKHGYWPPVSMPLLIVIFALLQALVLYHWRRTAADLGRRLVLLSGLALAAQWLLLVTVVDPAKDLQFDTQGFVSQVERLRAQQPGALVFFKLGQDTWAVRYMMNLDYDERPLFVSGDAPEQLDELPHGAWVIVARKERGLLQGTSLEHLQPVYEGRLNDNPCLVFKLP; from the coding sequence ATGCTTCGAGAAAATCGTTTCGTGGCCCAGGCCTGGGCTGTGTACCTGGTGGCCCTGGTGCTGTTTACCTGGGGCATCTGGGACGAGCAACCCCAGGGGTTCGATGGCCGCTGGGCGCTGTTCCTGCAGGAAATGTTCCGTCATGGCGCCAGCCTGTTTCCCACCACCTATGGCCAGCCCTACCCGGATTACCCCGGCACTGCGACGTTTTTCAGCTATCTGTTTGCCCAGGCTTTCGGGGCGCCCAATCACCTGGCCAATGTGCTGCCCACGGCCTTGGCGTCGGCCGGGGTCCTGGCGTTGTTGTACCGCCTGCTGGCGCCAATGGGGCGAACCTGGGCCTTGCTGGCGGTTTTGCTCACGGCCCTGACCAGCCAGTTGCTGGACAAGTCACGTTCGGTTTGCCTGGACCAGATGGTGTCGCTGTTGTGCCTGGGCAGCTTCTATTTGTTGCACAGCGGTGAGCAGCTTGGCTCGCGGCTGCGCCAGTGGGCCGTACTGCCGCTGATGGTGCTGGCCTTCGCCATTCGTGGCCCCCTGGGGGTGGTGGAGGTCTGTGGCGTGGCCTGTTTCTATTGGCTGCTGGGCGATGTTCGAACGCCTCAAGCGCGCAAGGCGATGTTCATGCGCGTCGTGGGTTACGGCATGGCGGGGTTGGTGCTGCTGGCCGGTTGCTGGTGGTTGTTGATGAAGCTCGCCTACATCAGTGGCGGCGACGGTTTTGTCCAGCAGGTCTATGACATGCAGGTGAGGGGGCGCCTGGATGAGAGCGGTGAGCCGTTCTACTTCTACTTCCAGCTATCGCTGTACCGCTACTTCCCGGTAGTGCCATTGGCCCTGGCCACGCTCTGGGTTCTACGGCGCCAGTGGGCACGACGCCATGTCGATGCGCAGCTGCAACTGGTCCTGCGTCTTGGGGCCTGTGGCCTGATGATCCTGTTCGGGCTTTCCGTACCGAACTTCAAGCGCGCCTATTACATCCTGCCCATGGTGCCGATGTTCGCTGCCGTGGCGGCCTACGGCCTGCTCAATGCCAAGGGGTGGATGGCCAGGTTGGGCAAGGGCTATCAATGGCTGGTGGCCCTGTTGCCGGGGTTGTGCATCGTGGTGCTGTTCATCCTGCGCCACAGCTGGGGCAAACACGGCTACTGGCCACCGGTGTCGATGCCGCTGTTGATCGTGATCTTCGCCTTGCTGCAAGCGCTGGTGTTGTACCACTGGCGGCGCACCGCAGCGGACCTGGGCAGGCGCCTGGTGCTGCTCAGCGGCCTGGCGCTGGCGGCGCAATGGCTATTGCTGGTGACGGTGGTGGACCCGGCCAAGGATTTGCAGTTCGATACCCAGGGCTTCGTCTCCCAGGTCGAGCGCTTGCGTGCACAGCAGCCAGGTGCGCTGGTGTTCTTCAAGCTCGGCCAGGACACCTGGGCGGTGCGCTACATGATGAACCTGGACTATGACGAGCGGCCGTTGTTTGTCAGTGGCGACGCGCCGGAACAGCTGGATGAGCTGCCGCATGGCGCTTGGGTGATCGTGGCGCGCAAGGAGCGAGGACTGCTCCAGGGGACTTCGCTGGAGCACCTGCAACCGGTGTACGAGGGGCGCCTGAACGATAATCCCTGCCTGGTGTTCAAGCTGCCCTAG
- a CDS encoding AraC family transcriptional regulator has product MHPTDIDPYENTPRDAVVTATHYQDGQHFGEHRHRRGQFAYAASGVISVFTEQGNWVVPPQRAIWVPADVPHAMQMSGPVLMLNTYVRVRAANRLGLPGQCQVLEVSELLRQLLIRAVDIPPRYAPQGIQGQLMNLLLHEIGAMVALPLNAPLPAEPRLMKACRALLEQPSLEWTIDEMARRAGMSRRTFTRLFRQQTGVSFVQWRQQACLLAAVVRLGNGQPVTRVATDLGYSSPSAFSGVFRKVLGQAPSRYFAQARD; this is encoded by the coding sequence ATGCACCCGACCGATATCGACCCCTACGAAAACACGCCTCGAGATGCCGTGGTGACCGCCACGCACTACCAGGACGGCCAACACTTTGGCGAGCATCGTCATCGACGCGGGCAGTTCGCCTACGCCGCCTCGGGAGTGATCAGCGTGTTCACCGAACAGGGCAACTGGGTCGTACCACCGCAACGGGCGATCTGGGTGCCGGCCGATGTCCCCCATGCCATGCAGATGAGCGGGCCGGTGCTGATGCTCAACACCTATGTACGGGTCCGTGCAGCCAACCGACTGGGCCTGCCTGGCCAGTGCCAGGTGCTGGAGGTGTCCGAACTGCTGCGCCAGTTGCTGATCCGTGCCGTGGACATTCCTCCCCGCTACGCCCCCCAGGGCATACAGGGTCAGTTGATGAACCTGCTCCTGCATGAGATTGGCGCCATGGTCGCCCTGCCGCTCAACGCACCACTGCCCGCCGAACCGCGCCTGATGAAGGCCTGTCGTGCCTTGCTGGAACAGCCATCACTGGAATGGACGATCGATGAGATGGCCCGGCGGGCCGGCATGAGCCGACGCACGTTCACCCGCCTGTTTCGCCAGCAGACAGGGGTCAGCTTCGTCCAATGGCGCCAGCAGGCCTGCCTGCTGGCGGCGGTGGTCCGCCTGGGCAATGGCCAGCCCGTGACCCGGGTGGCCACGGACCTGGGCTACAGCAGTCCAAGCGCCTTCAGTGGCGTGTTTCGCAAGGTATTGGGACAGGCGCCCAGCCGCTATTTCGCCCAGGCAAGGGACTGA
- a CDS encoding ArnT family glycosyltransferase, with the protein MSRPAPLLFLLACLLFFFALGNHQLQGSTEARVAGIAMQMHLDDDWVTPRLFGTPFLEKPPLSLWLDASAIRAFGGTPLAVRLASAFAGLFSVMLLYAMLRRFGRPAGLALIAGLMLATMASYWSNVRGVGEDALLSLGVTLALLAFFQAHRRQASGHPALLAWLAFAGGIAIATLSKGILGLAMPGVVIFTYLLADSLIDKRLALGHWLRPALLTLLGLVPLAIWLAVLYQRGGMQALGEVLWTNSVGRFDGSFVEAGHYEPFYYYLAKLPQAFLPWNILVYLGLWHFRKSLANNRYLLFMVIWLLAQFTLLCLASSKRTVYLMSLTPAAAVLAAEYGAVLYQRLAQRSASTGFWSALGQRRKGLVTTVMALVIGAYLVNAQWAAPRADRELSFVPVTDQIMALQASGHQMALYQANERIAGASVFYTRSLLKDLQTEEQLIAFLRDSPGHMAVLGGAEPPKPPLQVQKTMMVGRQPYYFVTLAPAH; encoded by the coding sequence ATGTCACGACCTGCCCCGCTGTTGTTCCTACTCGCCTGCCTGCTGTTTTTCTTTGCCCTGGGCAATCACCAGCTACAAGGCTCCACCGAAGCCCGGGTTGCCGGGATCGCCATGCAGATGCATCTGGATGACGACTGGGTCACGCCGCGCCTGTTCGGCACACCATTTTTGGAGAAGCCGCCCCTGAGCCTGTGGCTCGACGCCAGTGCCATTCGCGCCTTTGGCGGCACGCCGCTGGCGGTACGCCTGGCCTCGGCCTTTGCCGGGCTGTTCAGCGTGATGCTGCTGTATGCCATGTTGCGGCGTTTCGGACGGCCCGCCGGGTTGGCGCTCATCGCCGGCTTGATGCTGGCGACCATGGCCAGTTACTGGAGCAACGTGCGGGGTGTGGGAGAGGATGCCCTGCTGAGCCTGGGAGTGACCCTGGCCCTGCTGGCGTTCTTCCAGGCTCATCGCCGCCAGGCCTCTGGACATCCGGCCCTGCTGGCCTGGCTGGCCTTTGCCGGCGGGATCGCTATCGCCACCCTGAGCAAGGGCATACTCGGCCTGGCGATGCCTGGGGTGGTGATCTTCACCTACCTGCTGGCCGACAGCCTGATCGACAAGCGCCTGGCCCTGGGTCACTGGCTGCGTCCTGCGCTGCTGACGCTGCTGGGGCTGGTGCCCCTGGCCATATGGCTCGCCGTGCTGTACCAGCGCGGTGGCATGCAGGCCCTGGGGGAAGTGTTATGGACCAACAGCGTTGGGCGCTTTGACGGCTCCTTCGTGGAGGCCGGGCACTATGAGCCCTTCTATTACTACCTGGCCAAGCTGCCCCAGGCGTTCCTGCCCTGGAACATCCTGGTCTACCTGGGCCTGTGGCATTTCCGCAAAAGCCTGGCGAACAATCGCTACCTGCTGTTCATGGTCATCTGGTTGCTGGCGCAATTCACCCTCCTGTGCCTGGCGTCGAGTAAACGCACGGTGTATCTGATGTCACTGACTCCGGCGGCGGCAGTGCTGGCAGCCGAATATGGTGCCGTGCTGTACCAGCGCCTGGCACAGCGGTCGGCCAGTACAGGTTTCTGGAGCGCATTGGGGCAAAGACGCAAAGGCCTGGTCACCACGGTCATGGCTCTGGTGATCGGTGCCTATCTGGTCAACGCCCAATGGGCCGCGCCAAGAGCCGACCGCGAACTGTCGTTCGTGCCGGTTACGGACCAGATCATGGCGTTGCAGGCCAGTGGTCATCAAATGGCGCTGTACCAGGCCAACGAGCGTATTGCCGGAGCCAGCGTGTTCTATACCCGGAGCCTGCTCAAGGACCTGCAGACAGAGGAACAGCTCATCGCATTCCTGCGTGATTCACCTGGACATATGGCCGTGTTGGGTGGCGCCGAGCCTCCCAAGCCGCCCTTGCAGGTGCAGAAGACCATGATGGTTGGGCGCCAGCCCTATTACTTCGTCACCCTGGCACCGGCCCACTGA
- a CDS encoding zinc-binding alcohol dehydrogenase family protein yields MHVIHYLSGSDLTDPQALFEQQRPVPSLDPHDLLVEVRAVSVNPLDTKVRAGLVAVPDSVQVLGWDASGVVRAVGSAVTLFAPGDTVFYAGTFTRDGANAQLHRVDERLVGHKPKSLSFAQAAAMPLTSLTAWQLLFERLARVPGDLASQGTLLILGGAGGVGSVLIQLARKLTGMTVIATASRPSSRQWCLELGAQHVLDHSRPLVPQLAQLQLPGVTHVAALAHTAEHFAELVEIIEPHGHIALIDDHQSFDAVPLKSKSVSLHWEMVFTRALFQTPDMHEQHRILERVAQLLDQGVIRCTLREVLSPFTVDNLLLAHGQVEQGGQPGKVVVAHDPDAGLGH; encoded by the coding sequence ATGCACGTCATCCATTATCTTTCAGGGTCGGATCTGACCGATCCCCAGGCCCTTTTCGAGCAGCAACGACCAGTACCGTCGCTCGACCCCCATGACTTGCTGGTGGAGGTGCGCGCGGTATCGGTCAACCCGCTGGATACCAAGGTCCGGGCGGGACTGGTGGCGGTGCCCGATAGCGTGCAGGTCCTGGGTTGGGATGCCAGCGGGGTGGTGCGTGCAGTGGGCAGTGCGGTGACCCTGTTCGCACCGGGCGACACGGTGTTCTATGCCGGGACTTTCACTCGCGATGGCGCCAATGCCCAGTTGCATCGGGTCGACGAGCGCCTGGTGGGACACAAGCCCAAGAGCCTGTCCTTCGCCCAGGCGGCGGCGATGCCACTGACTTCGCTGACGGCCTGGCAGTTGTTGTTCGAGCGCTTGGCCCGGGTGCCCGGCGATCTGGCCAGCCAGGGGACCTTGCTGATCCTCGGCGGGGCTGGTGGCGTGGGCTCGGTGTTGATCCAGCTGGCGCGCAAGTTGACCGGCATGACGGTGATCGCCACCGCTTCGCGGCCCTCCAGCCGCCAGTGGTGCCTGGAGTTGGGAGCCCAGCATGTGCTGGATCATTCCCGCCCGCTGGTGCCGCAGCTGGCGCAGTTGCAACTGCCGGGCGTGACCCATGTCGCTGCCCTGGCCCACACCGCAGAGCACTTCGCCGAACTGGTGGAGATCATCGAGCCCCATGGGCATATCGCGCTGATCGACGATCACCAGTCCTTCGATGCCGTACCGCTCAAGAGCAAGAGCGTGTCCTTGCATTGGGAGATGGTCTTCACCCGGGCGCTGTTCCAGACCCCGGACATGCACGAGCAACATCGCATCCTGGAGCGCGTGGCGCAGCTGCTGGACCAGGGTGTTATCCGCTGCACCCTGCGCGAGGTCTTGAGCCCTTTTACCGTGGACAACCTGCTCTTGGCCCATGGGCAGGTGGAGCAGGGTGGCCAGCCCGGCAAGGTGGTGGTGGCCCATGATCCCGATGCCGGTCTCGGTCACTGA
- a CDS encoding transcriptional regulator has product MDVKDLSLIDVSQLPHSLQALIECIGLENAYRLTCEYGGRPKYIPKHAERTTLALILPADALGALIERFAGLALEIPKADHFCRQIRNQHIQLESMGGISRSVLADKYGLSLRQIGNIRRLDANPSR; this is encoded by the coding sequence ATGGACGTGAAAGACCTCAGCCTCATCGATGTAAGCCAACTCCCCCACTCGCTCCAGGCCCTTATCGAGTGCATCGGCCTGGAAAACGCCTACCGCCTGACCTGCGAGTATGGCGGGCGTCCCAAGTACATTCCCAAGCATGCCGAACGCACCACGCTGGCGCTGATCCTGCCCGCCGATGCCCTCGGTGCCCTGATCGAACGCTTCGCCGGGCTGGCGCTGGAGATTCCCAAGGCTGACCACTTCTGCCGGCAGATCCGCAACCAGCACATCCAGCTGGAAAGCATGGGGGGCATTTCCCGCAGCGTGCTGGCGGACAAGTACGGTCTGAGCCTCAGGCAAATCGGCAATATCCGCCGCCTGGATGCCAATCCTTCCCGTTAA
- a CDS encoding efflux RND transporter periplasmic adaptor subunit: MSRGVALYGVVLALAACGETQAPPAAQAPEVEVSTLALRSIREWDQFNGRISAVDSVDLRPRVSGYVDRVAFRDGEQVRRGQVLFEIDPRPYREALASAEARLQQAQASLRLAKAQDLRGQALVKQAAISREESDIRSASLGQGTAQVNAAIADVAMARLNLGFTQVRAPFDGRAGRAQITAGNLAQADQTILTTVVSQDPVYVYFDADEHSFLRYSEQAAAGARPGIAHQVRVGLASQRESFPHTGKVDFLDNRVDATTGTIRARAVLPNPDGKLTPGLYARVRLEGAGETQALLVDDRAILTDQNRKYVYVLGPQDKALRKDVTLGRLLDGQRVIESGLAVGDQVVVSGAQKIFYPGMPIRPKEVAPAAAKSPLSPDAPALSAH; encoded by the coding sequence GTGTCGCGAGGTGTCGCGTTGTACGGCGTGGTCCTGGCCTTGGCGGCCTGTGGTGAAACCCAGGCGCCCCCGGCGGCGCAGGCTCCGGAAGTGGAGGTCAGTACCCTGGCCTTGCGCAGCATCCGTGAGTGGGATCAGTTCAATGGCCGGATCAGTGCGGTGGACAGTGTCGACTTGCGGCCTCGGGTCAGCGGTTACGTCGATCGCGTGGCGTTCCGCGATGGCGAGCAAGTGCGCCGGGGCCAGGTGCTGTTCGAGATCGATCCGCGTCCCTATCGCGAGGCCCTGGCCAGTGCCGAGGCGCGTTTGCAACAGGCCCAGGCCTCGCTGCGCCTGGCCAAGGCCCAGGACCTGCGCGGCCAGGCGCTGGTCAAACAGGCGGCGATCTCCCGCGAAGAGAGCGATATTCGCAGCGCCTCCCTGGGCCAGGGAACGGCACAGGTGAACGCAGCCATCGCCGACGTCGCCATGGCCCGGCTTAACCTGGGGTTCACCCAGGTCCGGGCGCCGTTCGACGGACGCGCCGGACGGGCGCAGATCACCGCCGGCAACCTGGCCCAGGCCGATCAGACGATATTGACCACGGTGGTTTCCCAGGACCCGGTGTATGTCTACTTCGATGCCGACGAGCACAGTTTCCTGCGCTACAGCGAGCAGGCCGCAGCTGGCGCCCGCCCGGGCATTGCCCATCAGGTGCGGGTCGGTCTGGCCAGCCAGCGCGAGAGCTTTCCCCATACCGGCAAAGTGGACTTCCTGGACAACCGGGTCGACGCCACCACCGGCACCATCCGCGCCCGGGCGGTCCTGCCCAACCCCGATGGCAAGCTGACCCCTGGGCTCTATGCCCGGGTACGCCTGGAGGGGGCCGGGGAAACCCAGGCATTGCTGGTGGACGATCGCGCGATCCTGACCGACCAGAACCGCAAGTACGTCTATGTGTTGGGCCCGCAAGACAAGGCGCTGCGCAAGGACGTGACCCTCGGTCGCCTGCTCGATGGCCAGCGAGTGATCGAGTCGGGCCTGGCCGTCGGTGACCAGGTGGTGGTCAGCGGCGCGCAGAAGATCTTCTACCCGGGCATGCCGATCCGGCCCAAGGAGGTGGCGCCGGCTGCCGCCAAGTCGCCATTGAGCCCTGATGCACCGGCGTTGTCGGCCCATTGA
- the soxR gene encoding redox-sensitive transcriptional activator SoxR: protein MYSQGEPHLTITEIARRSGVNASALRFYESRGLISSARAGSGHRRYPRSVLRRVAYIVFAQRVGFSLEEISEQLNGLPNNHAPMGQDWQRLSATWKARVQQRIAELERLNMSLEECIGCGCMSMDHCKMNNPGDIYSRNGCGARRWIGDEKIDVEELRGEA from the coding sequence ATGTATTCCCAAGGCGAGCCGCACCTGACCATTACCGAGATCGCCCGACGCAGTGGGGTCAATGCGTCGGCCTTGCGCTTCTACGAGTCCCGCGGGCTGATCAGTTCGGCCCGCGCCGGGAGCGGCCACCGCCGCTACCCTCGCTCGGTACTGCGCCGCGTGGCCTATATCGTGTTCGCCCAGCGCGTGGGGTTTTCCCTGGAGGAAATCAGCGAGCAGCTCAACGGCCTGCCCAACAACCACGCCCCCATGGGCCAGGACTGGCAGCGCCTGTCCGCCACCTGGAAAGCCCGGGTGCAACAACGCATCGCCGAGCTGGAACGGCTGAACATGAGCCTGGAGGAATGCATCGGCTGCGGCTGCATGTCCATGGACCATTGCAAGATGAACAACCCGGGGGACATCTACTCGCGCAACGGCTGCGGCGCCCGGCGCTGGATCGGCGACGAGAAGATCGATGTGGAGGAACTGCGGGGGGAAGCTTGA
- a CDS encoding cyclase family protein: MFNRLILPFTLLFSIGAAHAADTQKWYPSKYGAQDEIGAVNLLDAQSVLDAAKLIKTGKTYPLAVPIDKNLPAFRHRSFHLTNVQPGEAGGTSLGPNKFTFNDELVVGWTGVGTQLNGIGHIGIDNVYYNGNRAADFVSVEGVKKLGIEKVPPIVTRGVVLDMTAVYGKAIVPEKTEFTVADIQKALDLQGISIRKGDVVLFNTGWLELIGKDNQKFLAVEPGIGMEAAKWLVDKQIVAFGGDTWASEIYPAKDGQEFPVNQYMLAKNGIYNLELIDSRALVRDKAWEFMFVLGQPLYKGSTQVNINPVAIH; this comes from the coding sequence ATGTTCAATCGTTTGATCCTGCCCTTCACCCTGCTGTTTTCCATCGGTGCGGCCCATGCCGCCGATACCCAGAAGTGGTACCCCTCCAAATATGGCGCGCAAGACGAGATCGGCGCGGTCAACCTGCTGGATGCCCAGTCGGTGCTCGATGCCGCGAAGCTGATCAAGACCGGCAAGACCTACCCGCTGGCAGTGCCCATCGACAAGAACCTGCCGGCCTTCCGCCATCGCAGCTTCCACCTGACCAACGTGCAACCCGGCGAAGCCGGCGGCACCTCCCTGGGCCCCAACAAGTTCACCTTCAACGATGAACTGGTAGTGGGCTGGACCGGGGTCGGCACCCAACTCAACGGTATCGGCCATATCGGTATCGACAACGTCTACTACAACGGCAATCGCGCGGCGGACTTCGTCAGCGTCGAGGGCGTGAAGAAGCTCGGTATCGAGAAGGTACCGCCGATCGTGACCCGGGGCGTGGTGCTGGACATGACCGCCGTCTACGGCAAGGCCATCGTCCCGGAGAAGACCGAATTCACCGTCGCCGATATCCAGAAGGCCCTGGACTTGCAAGGCATCAGCATCCGCAAGGGTGACGTGGTGCTGTTCAACACCGGCTGGCTGGAGCTGATCGGCAAGGACAACCAGAAATTCCTCGCGGTCGAGCCCGGCATCGGCATGGAGGCAGCCAAATGGCTGGTGGACAAGCAGATCGTGGCCTTCGGCGGCGACACCTGGGCCTCGGAAATCTACCCGGCCAAAGATGGCCAGGAGTTCCCGGTCAACCAGTACATGCTGGCCAAGAACGGTATCTACAACCTGGAGCTGATCGACAGCCGCGCCCTGGTGCGGGACAAGGCCTGGGAGTTCATGTTCGTCCTCGGCCAACCGCTGTACAAAGGCTCGACCCAGGTCAACATCAACCCGGTAGCGATCCACTGA
- a CDS encoding winged helix-turn-helix transcriptional regulator codes for MKNKHYQDIPGCPVEVTLDLIDGRWKGVVLHQLLNNDYLRFNELQRRLPGISQRLLTKQLRDLEAAGLVLRTVYAEVPPRVEYRLSEEGRSLQPVVEALSAWGQGRIARLQQAASA; via the coding sequence ATGAAGAACAAACACTACCAGGACATTCCCGGATGCCCGGTCGAGGTCACCCTGGACCTGATCGATGGACGCTGGAAAGGCGTGGTCCTGCACCAACTGCTCAACAATGACTACCTGCGCTTCAACGAGCTGCAACGTCGCCTGCCCGGGATTTCCCAGCGCCTGCTGACCAAACAGCTGCGTGACCTGGAGGCCGCCGGCCTGGTGCTGCGCACGGTGTACGCCGAAGTCCCGCCGCGGGTGGAATATCGCCTGAGCGAAGAAGGGCGATCGCTGCAGCCGGTGGTCGAGGCACTGTCTGCCTGGGGCCAGGGACGCATCGCCCGTCTGCAACAGGCCGCGAGCGCCTGA